One Stigmatella aurantiaca genomic window, ATCGAGTCCCACGTCATCGATCTCGCGGAGCGCCTGGCCGCGAACCGGTGAGCCCCCCGCCACCGGACGCCCCCGGGCCGGACGAGACGCTGGATGCCATCGGCACCGCGGGCGTCCAGGTGCTGCAGCGCCGCGAGGGGTACCGCTTCAACCTGGACGCGGTGCTGCTCGCCCACTTCGCCGCCACGGAGGGCGCGCGCCAGGGGCGCGTGCTGGAGCTGGGCGCGGGCAGCGGCGTGGTGTCCTTCCTGCTCGCCCGGCAGTTCCACCGGGGCCCGGTGGATGCCCTGGAACTGCAGCCCGCGGTCCACGCGCGGCTGGCGCGGGGCGTGGGGCTCAACGGCCTGGAGGGCCAGGTCCACCCGGTGCTCGGAGACTTGCGCGAGGCCCGGACGCTGCTGCCCCCGGGGGGCCATGCCCTCGTCGTCTCCAATCCCCCCTTCCGCCGCGCGGGCGCGGGCATGCGCAGCCCGGACCCCGAGCGGGCCCTGTCCAAGGAGGAGCTGGCGTGTGACGCGGCGGCGGTGGTGGCGGCGGCGCGCCATGCCCTGGCGCCGGGGGGCGGGGTGAGCCTGGTGTACCCGGCGGCGCGGCTGACGGAGGTGCTGGGGCTGCTCACGGCGGCGCGGCTCTTTCCCCGGGCGCTGCGCCTCGTGCACGCGCGGGTGGAGGCGCCCGCGACACGCTTCCTCGTGCACGCGCTGAGGGACCAGGACCGGGGGCTGGAGGTGCGCCCGCCGCTCATCGTCCACGGCGAGGGCCCCGGCGGGTACGGGCCCGAGGTGGCCGCGCTGATGGACCCGCCCCGGACGGCTTGCTAGGGAGGGGCCGTGGCGATCCTCTCCATCCAGTCCCATGTGGCCTACGGGTACGTCGGCAACCGGTCCGCGGCCTTCCCCCTTCAGCGGCTGGGCCATGACGTGTGGCCGGTGAACACGGTGCAGTTCAGCAACCACTCGGGCTACGGCCAGTGGCGGGGCCAGGTGTTCGAGGCGGCCCACGTGGCGGACGTCGTCGCCGGTATCGCCGACCGCGGGGTGATGGCGCAATGCCAGGCGGTGCTGTCCGGGTACATGGGCGATGCGGCCACCGGGGCAGTGATTCTGGACACGGTGGCGAAGGTGCGCGCGGCCAACCCCCGGGCCCTGTACTGCTGCGATCCCGTCATCGGCGACGTGGGCCGGGGCGTCTTCGTGCGGCCGGGGATTCCGGAGTTCATGCGGGAGCGGGCGGTGCCCGCCGCGGACATCACCACCCCCAACCAGTTCGAGCTGGAGTACCTGACCGGGCGCACGGTGCGCACGCTGGAGGACGCGCTGGAGGCCACGGCGGCGCTGCGCGCGCGGGGCCCGAGGGTGGTGCTGGTAACCAGCCTTCAACCGGAGGGCGCCACGCCCGGCACCGTGCAGATGCTGGCGGCCACCGCGGAGGGCGCCTGGCGGGTGACGACCCCGCTTTTGCCCATTCAGCCGCCGCCCAACGGCGCGGGGGATGCGGTCGCGGCGCTCTTCCTCGCGCACCGGCTGAGCGGGCGCCCGGCGGCGGAGGCGCTCGGGGAGACGGCCGCCTCCATCTTCGGCATCTTCACGGCGACGCAGGCGGCGGGCTCCCGGGAGCTGCAGCTCATCTCCGCGCAGGAGGAGCTGGTGGCGCCCCGCCGCCGTTTCCCCGTGGAACAGGTGGCCTGAGCCCCGGAAGCCTGGAGGGCGCCCGGCCCCCCACGGGGCGTGCTGGTGGAATGGCGGAATCGTGGGCAGGATGAGCCTCGCTGCCTCGCCTGCACGAGGACATCGCCATGGCCCAGCCTCCCTTTCCGCCACCGGAACACCCGCTCCAGAAACACCTGCGCCGCATGCTGGAAGCCCTCGCCGAGGGCGAGCGGCGCCACAACGAGCGGATGAAGCAGTGGGAGCGGCTGGGAGACAAGAACTGGGAGCGGTGGTCGCAGCAGCGGGCGCAGGGCTGGGAAGCCTGGGCGGAGAAGCACGCGGCGGGCGTGGAGAAGTGGGCGCAGGAGCAGCTCAAGGACGTGGAGAAGAAGTGGTCGGCGAAGGTGAACGCCGGGTCCTTCGATACGCACAGCAAGCGGGAGCGCCGCCGGGAATTGAAGCGGCTGCGGCGGGAGCAGCGGCGCCAGCGGGAGCGGGACCGGAAGCGCCAGCGGCAGCTCCAGGAAGCCAACCCCGTGGTGGGGTGGTTCTTCGCGGTGGCGGCGCTGGTGATGGCCGGGGCGGCCTTCACGTCCGAGCAATGGGGGCTGCTCTTCGCGGCGTTCGGCCTGGCCTGGTGCTCGGCGAGCACCCTGGGCCGCGTCCGGGAGCGCGAGCTCGCCCAGGGCGCGGCGGCCAAGGCCCTGCCCCAGGAAATCCCCCCCGAGGCGCGCCCGGTGCCCGCCCAGGAAGCCTCCCCCGCGAAGACCGGGGATCCCCGCACGGCGCGGGTGAACGCCCTGTGCGACAAGCTCCTGGCGGAGCTGCGCTCGGGGCCAGGGGTGCTGCGGGACGTGGTGCACCAGCCCGAGCAGACGGTGGAGGGGCTGCGCAAGAGCTGCCACGAATTGGTGCGCCGCGAGACGGAGCTGCGCGCGCTGAACTCCCCGGAGGACGAGCGCCGGCTGGAGCAGGAGCGCGCGGGGCTGGCGGCGCGGGTGGCCTCCGAGCAGGACGCGGTGGTGAAGGAGCGGCTGGAGAAGGCGCTGCGGCTGGTGGACGAGCAGCGCAAGCAGCGGGCGGAGCTGGCCACCTCGGCCTCGCGGCTGGAGGCCGAGCACACGCGGATGTACTACACGCTGGAGCACCTCTACACGCAGGTGCTGCGGGTGCGCTCGGCGGACGTGGCGGGCGCGGACGTGGCGAGCGCGAGCCTGCGCCAGAGCGTGGAGCAGCTGGGCCTGGAGATGGACGCTGTGGCCGAGGCCTTGGAGGAAGCCCACGGCGATGCCCCCCGCTCGCGCGTGCCGGTGCGGTAGTCACAGGAAAGGAAGAGAGGAACAGATGAGACAGACACGGATGTTCATGGCCGCCGCGGTGGCGCTCACGGTGGGGCTGTTCGCGTGCTCCGATGACAAAGAGGAAGAGGCCCCCTTCTCCGGGGATGTCATCTCCACCTCGCGGGGAAAGCTGACCCTCCACCCGGTGAACCACGCCAGCTTCGTCATGTATTGGGCGGGCAAGACGCTCTACGTCGATCCGGTGGGCGAGACCTCGCTGTATGAGGGGCTTCCACGGCCGGATGCCATCTTCGTGACCGACATTCACGGCGATCACCTGAGCGCGAACACGCTGACGGCCCTGGTGCAGGACGGCACGGTCATCGTGGCGCCCCAGGCGGTGAAGGATGCCCTGCCCGCCGCGCTCCAGGAGAAGGTGCAGGTGCTGGCGAACGGCGGAACGCTGAAGGTGGTGGACGTCTCCACCGAGGCGATCCCCATGTACAACCTCACGCCCGAGCGCCTTCAGTACCACGCGAAGGGCCGGGGCAATGGCTATGTGCTGACGTTCGGGAAGACGCGCGTCTACATCGCGGGCGACACGGAGGACATCCCCGAGATGCGGGCGCTGACCGGCATCGACGTGGCGTTTCTCCCCATGAACCTGCCGTACACCATGACGGTGCAGCAGGCGGCGGACGCGGTGCGCGCGTTCAAGCCCAAGGTGGTTTATCCCTATCACTTCCGTGACAGCGACTTGGCCGAGTTCACCCGGCTGGTGGGCACGGACGTGGGCGTCGAAGTGCGCGTGCGCGACTGGTATTGAAACCCAGGTCCCTTACTTGGGGGGCGGCTTGGACGCCTCCCCCATCAGGTAGCGGGCCCCCGGGCCGCCGAGCGCCGCGGCATCTCCCGGGTTGTAGAGGTGGCAGTTCTTCAGGGACAGGCACCCGCAGCCGATGCAGGAGCTGAGCTTGTCCCGCAGCCGCTCGAGCTGCGCGATGCGCTCGTCCAACCGGTGGCGCCAAGCCCGGGAGAGCTGCTCCCAGTCGGCTTGGTTCGGCGTGCGTGAGCCAGGCAGCGAGGCCAGCGCTTCCCGGATCTCCTCCAGCGTCAGCCCGAGTTGCTGCGCTGCCCGGATGAAGGCCACCCGCCGCAGCTCGCTGCGGGGGAAGCGGCGCTGGTTGCCCCCTGTCCGCTCCGCGTGGAGCAGGCCTTCGCTCTCGTAGAACCGGATCGCCGAGGCGGCCATGCCGCTCCGGGCCGCCAGCTCGCCCACCGTGAGCAGCGCGGGAAGTGTCGTCATGCTTCAAATATGGGTTGACTTGAAGTTCACTTCAACTTGCATGTTGAGGGGCATGACACTCTCAACACCGTCTCTGCCCTACGGGGAGCTTGGCCGGTTGTTGTCGTTGATGACCGGTGACGAGAAGCATGCCCCCAGTGCCACCTCCACCCTGGATGTGCTCTGGGTGCTCTACGACCAGGTGCTCCGGGTATCCCCCACCTCTTTGGAAGACCCCGAGCGGGACCGCTTCGTCCTCTCCAAGGGACACGGGCCCATGGCGTATTACGCCGTGCTGGCCGCCAAGGGCTTCGTTCCCCTCGCGGAGCTGAAACGCTTTGGCGCCTATGACGCGCTGCTCGGACACCACCCGGACCGGGTGCTCGTGCCCGGCGTGGAGGTGGGCAGCGGCTCGCTGGGCCACGGGCTGCCCATCGCCGTGGGCATGGCGCTCGGCCTGCGCATCCAGGAGCGCTTCCGGCCCCGGGTGGCCGTGCTGCTGGGAGACGCGGAACTGGACGAGGGCAGCAACCACGAGGCGATCGCCGTCGCGGGACGCCTGGGGCTGGACTCGCTCACCGCCATCGTCATCGACAACCAGTCGGCCTCTCATGGCTGGCCCGGGGGGATCGCCGCCCGCTTCAGCGCCGAGGGCTGGCATGCGCAGACGGTGAGCGGCAGGGACCATGACGCCCTCGCCCGCGCCCTGACCCTTCCCCGCGACGGCCGCCCCCAGGCCGTCGTCGCCACCGTCGAACCGAAATGGTGATCCATGGAAACCATGCGTGAACGCTTCGTCGCCACCACCCAGGCCCTGCTCGGCACGGACCCGCGCCTCGCCGTCGTGCTGGCGGACATCTCCGGCGATGTCTTCGAGCCGGCCCGGCGCCAGCACCCTCGCCGCGTCATCAACGTGGGCATCCGCGAGCAGTTGATGATCAGCGTCGCCGCGGGCCTCGCGCTCGAGGGGCTGCGGCCCATCGTCCATTCCTACACGCCGTTTCTCATCGAGCGGCCCTACGAGCAGATCAAAC contains:
- a CDS encoding thiamine pyrophosphate-dependent enzyme, producing MTLSTPSLPYGELGRLLSLMTGDEKHAPSATSTLDVLWVLYDQVLRVSPTSLEDPERDRFVLSKGHGPMAYYAVLAAKGFVPLAELKRFGAYDALLGHHPDRVLVPGVEVGSGSLGHGLPIAVGMALGLRIQERFRPRVAVLLGDAELDEGSNHEAIAVAGRLGLDSLTAIVIDNQSASHGWPGGIAARFSAEGWHAQTVSGRDHDALARALTLPRDGRPQAVVATVEPKW
- a CDS encoding MBL fold metallo-hydrolase: MRQTRMFMAAAVALTVGLFACSDDKEEEAPFSGDVISTSRGKLTLHPVNHASFVMYWAGKTLYVDPVGETSLYEGLPRPDAIFVTDIHGDHLSANTLTALVQDGTVIVAPQAVKDALPAALQEKVQVLANGGTLKVVDVSTEAIPMYNLTPERLQYHAKGRGNGYVLTFGKTRVYIAGDTEDIPEMRALTGIDVAFLPMNLPYTMTVQQAADAVRAFKPKVVYPYHFRDSDLAEFTRLVGTDVGVEVRVRDWY
- the pdxY gene encoding pyridoxal kinase PdxY, whose translation is MAILSIQSHVAYGYVGNRSAAFPLQRLGHDVWPVNTVQFSNHSGYGQWRGQVFEAAHVADVVAGIADRGVMAQCQAVLSGYMGDAATGAVILDTVAKVRAANPRALYCCDPVIGDVGRGVFVRPGIPEFMRERAVPAADITTPNQFELEYLTGRTVRTLEDALEATAALRARGPRVVLVTSLQPEGATPGTVQMLAATAEGAWRVTTPLLPIQPPPNGAGDAVAALFLAHRLSGRPAAEALGETAASIFGIFTATQAAGSRELQLISAQEELVAPRRRFPVEQVA
- the soxR gene encoding redox-sensitive transcriptional activator SoxR — its product is MTTLPALLTVGELAARSGMAASAIRFYESEGLLHAERTGGNQRRFPRSELRRVAFIRAAQQLGLTLEEIREALASLPGSRTPNQADWEQLSRAWRHRLDERIAQLERLRDKLSSCIGCGCLSLKNCHLYNPGDAAALGGPGARYLMGEASKPPPK
- a CDS encoding tRNA1(Val) (adenine(37)-N6)-methyltransferase, with translation MSPPPPDAPGPDETLDAIGTAGVQVLQRREGYRFNLDAVLLAHFAATEGARQGRVLELGAGSGVVSFLLARQFHRGPVDALELQPAVHARLARGVGLNGLEGQVHPVLGDLREARTLLPPGGHALVVSNPPFRRAGAGMRSPDPERALSKEELACDAAAVVAAARHALAPGGGVSLVYPAARLTEVLGLLTAARLFPRALRLVHARVEAPATRFLVHALRDQDRGLEVRPPLIVHGEGPGGYGPEVAALMDPPRTAC